A portion of the Fusobacterium perfoetens ATCC 29250 genome contains these proteins:
- a CDS encoding ROK family protein — MILGAIEAGGTKFVCGIGNENGEILERVSFPTETPEVTLAKVVEFFKNKNIEKLGIGSFGPIDVNPNSKTYGYITKTPKLAWTDCDVVGYLKKYFDIPIYFDTDVNGAALGEATWGAAKGLENCLYMTIGTGIGGGALVSGKLVHGMLHPEMGHIMVRRHPEDKYEGKCPFHKDCLEGMAAGPAIEERWGKKGYELPSDHEAWDMEAFYIAQGVVNFILILSPEKIILGGGVMKQQQLFPKIREKVVEMLKGYVQTKEILENIDEYIVYPELGDNAGLLGAMALTL; from the coding sequence ATGATATTAGGAGCAATTGAAGCTGGTGGAACAAAATTTGTTTGTGGAATTGGAAATGAAAATGGAGAGATTCTTGAAAGAGTAAGTTTTCCTACTGAAACACCTGAAGTTACTTTAGCAAAGGTAGTAGAATTTTTTAAAAATAAAAATATTGAAAAATTAGGAATTGGTTCTTTTGGACCAATAGATGTTAATCCAAATTCTAAAACTTATGGATATATAACTAAAACTCCAAAATTAGCTTGGACAGATTGTGATGTGGTAGGTTATTTAAAAAAATATTTTGATATTCCTATTTACTTTGATACAGATGTAAATGGTGCTGCTTTAGGGGAAGCTACTTGGGGAGCTGCTAAAGGTTTGGAAAATTGTCTATATATGACTATTGGAACAGGAATTGGTGGAGGTGCTTTAGTTTCTGGAAAATTAGTTCATGGAATGTTACACCCAGAGATGGGACATATAATGGTTAGAAGACATCCAGAAGATAAATATGAAGGAAAATGTCCTTTCCACAAAGATTGTTTAGAGGGAATGGCTGCTGGACCAGCTATTGAAGAAAGATGGGGTAAAAAAGGTTATGAATTACCTAGTGACCATGAAGCTTGGGATATGGAAGCCTTTTATATAGCTCAAGGTGTTGTAAATTTTATATTAATATTATCACCAGAAAAAATAATTTTAGGTGGTGGAGTTATGAAGCAACAACAACTATTCCCAAAAATTAGAGAAAAAGTTGTAGAGATGTTAAAAGGTTATGTTCAAACAAAGGAGATATTAGAAAATATTGATGAATACATTGTTTACCCAGAACTTGGTGATAATGCAGGACTTTTAGGTGCTATGGCTTTAACATTATAA